The following nucleotide sequence is from Streptomyces sp. NBC_00239.
CAGCGCGCCGAGGAGGGCCACCGAGGCGAGGACGAGGGCGACCGGGCGGCGGGCGACCAGATCGCCGAGGCGCGCGGCGGTGCCGGCGCGGGGCTCGTGCCGGAGGGCGCGGGACGGCCAGAACATCTTGCGCCCGGTGACCGCCAGCAGCGCCGGCATCAGGGTGAGGCTGGCGAACAGCATCACGAGTACGGAGACGGCGATCGCGGGGCCGAGCACCCGGAACTGCCCGAACGTCGCGATGCCGAGGGTCGCGAAGGCGGCCACGATCGTCAGCGCGGCCGAGGTGATCGCGGTGCCGACCCGGGCGCTGACGTCCGCCGACACGGCGCGCACGGGCAGATCGGGCCGGGCCCGCAACTGTTCGCGGAAGCGGAAGAGGAGGAAGAGGAAGTAGTCGACCCCGATGCCGATCAGCACGACGCCGATCATGCTCGGAGTCGAGGTGTCGAGCTTGATGCCGGTGAGCAGCGCGCCGCCGACCACCGTGCCGGACGCCGCGCCGCCGATGATGACGACGGCCAGCAGCGGCACGATCGCGGCCAGTGCGCTGCGGAACACCAGGATGTTGATCAACACGATCAGGCCGACCATGAGACCGCCGACGATCTTCTGCGTGCTCTCCTCGGCGTCGGTCGTGTCGACGAGGTCCGCCAGCCCGCCGGTGAATCCGGTCCGCATCCCCGACTCGGCGTACTCGGCTTCGACGTGGTCGCGGAGGGCGCGGAAGAGACGGTGCAGGCCCGGGTCCGTGGAATTGCCGGTGAGCTGCACGGTGAGAAGTTCGAAGCTGCGGTCGGGAGCGACCAGTGCGGGGCTCACCTTGGGGGTCTGGGAGTGGTCCTGCGCGAACAGGTCGGGTTCGCCCTCCTTCACGGGCGGCATCTCGACGGGCCGGCGGCCCAGTGCTCCGGCGACGGCGGTGACGCGGTCGTGGTCGGCCGCGGTCATCCGCTTGCCGTCCTTGCGGGCGACGAGCACGGTGACCGCGTTGGCGTCGGGCTTCACGCCGAACCGCTCCTCGGAGATCTTCAGCGCCGCCGCCGAGTCATACGTGGCGGGCAGGAAGCCGCCGCTCTGGGTCTCGGTGACGCGGTAGACCAGGGCCTGGCCGAGGATCGAGAGGAAGATGCCGATCACCGCCCATGCGGCGATCACCTTCCATGGGTTGCGGGTCGAGAACCCGGTCAAGGCGCGGATCACGTCGTACTCCGTGGTCGTGGGACACCGGGTTTTCCCGGCCGGAGTCCAGCTCATCAGCGTCCGCGGCCCGGATCGTCCGAGCAGCGGACGAGATGCCGGGTGGGAGCCGGGGCCGGGCCGGCCGGCCGACCAGGACCGTGGTCCTGGGTCCGGGATCACCCGGTAGGTCCGGAACGCGGCCGGAACGACTGTCAGAATGGATGACCGGACGACATTCGTCCGGTGCACTGGTGCGCCGCGCGTGGACCGTGGCACAGCGGCGCCGGCCGGCACGGGCGGCCTGGGGGGGAGAACGCGATGGCGAAGGGCAGCGGGCGGGCGGCGGGCGGTGACGCACCGCCGTGGACGCGCAACGACGCGCTGGTCGCGGTGGGCGCGGCGGCCGCGGACCTGATCGGCTTCACGTTCAGCAGCCACCGCGACTTCGGATACGTACCGGCGGCCGGCTGCGTGCTGGTGATGGTGGCCGCGCTGCCGCTGCTGGCCCGGCGCCGGGCCCCGGTCGTGGTGCTCACGGCCGTGCTGCTGTGCGGTCTGCTGCTGGACCTGAGCATGCCGGTGGCGCCGCGCTTCAACGCGACGGTGGTGGTCGCGCTCTACACGGTCGTACGGATGCGGTCCTCGGCCGTCGCGGCGTCCGCGTCCGCCGCGGCCGTCCTGACACTGCTGGCAGGGCAGTCGACATGGCCCCGGCCGAGCCTGGTCGACGTGCTGGCCATGGCCTCCACGGGGGCGATCGTGTTCGCCGCGGCGAAGGTCATGAACCACTGGCACCGGGACATCGAGAACAACCGGCGCCTGCAGGCCGACCGCGCCGTGGCCGCCGAGCGCCGCCGCATCGCACGGGAGTTGCACGACATCGTCGCGCACCACATCACCACCATGCAGCTGATGGCGGGCGGCGCCCGCGCCAACCTCTCCGGCGACCAGGAGGTGGTCAGGGAGGCGCTGGTGACCCTGGAGGGATCCGGCAGGATGGCGCTGCGCGAGATGCGGCAGCTGCTGGACGTGCTCCGCGCCGGCGACGAGGCGGAGGAGGCGCCGACCGCGCCCCAGCCCGGCATCGGCGATCTGGCGGAGATCGTCGACGAGTCCCGCAGGGCCGGCCTGCCGACCGCGCTCGACGTGCGCGGCGAGGAGCGCCCGCTGCCGCCGAGCCTCGGTCTGACCGTGTTCCGGATCGTGCAGGAGGCGCTGACGAACGCGCGCAAGCACGCGGGCGGGGCCAGCGCGTCGGTACGGCTGACGTACGGGCCGGAGCACGTGGCGGTGGAGGTGTCGGACGACGGGGCGGGTTCGGTCAACGGTCCCGGCGGCGGACCGTATTCCGGCTCCGGTTCGGGCTACGGCCTGATCGGGATGCGGGAACGCGTCGTCCTGCACGGCGGCACGCTGGAGGCCGGCCCCGGGGACGGCGGCGGCTTCCGGGTGGCGGCCCGGCTCCCGCTCACGGCCGAGGAGGGGGCCCTGCGATGAACGGGACGGCGGATGCGGCGGCGGGCGGAACGGCGGGCGGAACGGTGCGGGACATGGCGGGCGGAACGGTGGACGGAACGGTGCGGGACATGGCGGGCGGAACGGTGGACGGAACGGTGCGGGACATGGCGGGCGGAGCGGCGGGCGGAACGGTGCGGGACATGGCGGGCGGAGCAGCGGGGGACACGGTGGGCGGACGGCCGATCAGGGTGCTGATCGCGGACGACCAGCCGCTGGTGCGGCGCGGCCTGGCGCTGATCCTGGCCCCTGACCCGGACTTCGACGTGGTGGGGGAGGCGGCGGACGGCGCGCAGGCCGTGGCGCTCGCCCACCGGCTGCGGCCCGACGTCGTGATCATGGACATCCGCATGCCGGTGCTGGACGGGGTCGCGGCGACCGGGCAGCTCGCGGACGAACTGCCCGACTGCCGGGTGCTGGCCCTCAGCACCTTCGACATGGACGAGTACGTGGTGGCCGCGCTGCGCGCCGGGGCCTACGGGTTCCTGCCCAAGGACATCTCCCCGGAAGAACTCGTCGCGGCGGTCCGGGTGGTGCACACCGGTGAGGCCGCGGTCGCCCCGCGGCTGCTGACCCGGCTGATCTCCACGTACGTACGGGCCCCGCACCGGCTGCCGGAGCCGCCCGAGGCCGCCGCCGCGGCCGCCGCGGGCGAGCTCACGCCGCGCGAGCTGGAGGTGTGGCGCCTGATGGCCGCCGGCCTCGACAACGCGGAGATCGCGGACGCGATGGCGATCAGCGTGTCGACGGTGAAGAACCACATCACCAGCGTGTTCGGGAAGCTCGGCGTCCGCGACCGGGTCCAGGCGGTGATCGCCGCGTACGAGACGGGACTCGCGGGCCCGGCCGGCGGCGGGACGGCCCGGGGATGAGCGCCCCGAGCAGGCCTGCGACGCCGGCGGCTCAGCAGGCCTTGCGCACGTAGCCGCTCGCCCGCGGGGTGCGGACGTCCCGGTTGCGTTCGACGATCGACAGCGTGCGCCCCCAGGCCCGGCAGGCCTTGGTGAAGTCCTGGTGCCGGTACTCGATGACGAACACCCGGCCGCCGTACACCGCCCGGTAGGCACCGCACTCGTCGTAGCGGCCGCACTCCTCGGCCACCGCGAAGTCGAAGCCGACGCGCTTGCCGACGGCCAGCATCGTCGTGGTGTTCTTCTGCCCGATGGCCAGCCCGGCGGCGTGCGCCCGCTTCGCCAGGAGCGCGGCGAAAGCCGTGTTGTCCGCGCGCGACACGTACCCCTTGGACCGGGAGAACGAGTCGAGGTTGTCGGGCTCCACCGCCTGGAAGCGGCTCTTGGCGCAGCCGTCGATCCACTTGCCGACGATCGCCGCGAGCCTGGTGCGTTTGGCGGCGGACGACGTGTCCAGCAGTACCTCGTTCCAGGCGCCGTCCACGATGTGCCGGCCGTGCCGGTCCTTGAGGAGGAGGTCCGGGTGGCGGGCCTGCCACCAGGACAGTTCCTCCGGCTGGGCCTGGAAGGCGTTCACGTAGCAGAGGGTGTAGCGGCCCGCCGCGGGCTTGTCCGACCGGTCGCGCGCGAGGACCTCGACGTCCCGGGCGGGCCGGTAGGCGCCGCCGATCTGATAGTCGAAGGGGGCGTTGCCCGGCGGCAGCGTCACCCGCCGGGCGGCTGCCGAGGAGACCGTCCCCGCAGCCGGCTCCGCTGCCGTGCCCGCTTCCGTGACCGCTCCCACGGCCGTTTCCGTGGCCGCGGCCGCCGGGAGGAGGGCCCCCGCGCCCGGCAGGCCCGCGCCCAGGACGGCGGCGAGCAGGCCGCCGGCGATGCCCCACCGGACCGCCCCGGGTATCGGCCGGCGGGCCCCGGGTGTCGCGGCGGGTCGTTCCTGACGGACCTGGCGGGCCTGACGGGCCATGCGGGTGCTCCCGGTTCGCGGTGGTGCGGTGCGGCCGGGCCGGGGCGCGTACGACGGGTGCGGCCGGACCGGCGGCCCCGGCCGTTGTGCCGGGACCGCCAAGATCCTAAACGGGGCGCCGGCAACGGCCCGACGCTTCGCCCTAGTTGGTCTTGGTGTTCGTCAGGTGTTTGCCGATGTACCCCACGATCACCTTGCCGGTGACGCCCTTCGTGTCGTCGAGGAAGTGGATGCGGGGCGACTCGCCCTTGCTGTCGATCTTCAGGTGCGGCTGCATCTCGGCGACCCCGCAGGCCGCGAAGGCGACCGGGACGGGCAGGATGCGCTCGTCCCCGTACTTGGCCATCGTCGCCTCCGTCTCCGCCATCGCCACCTTCTTGATGGGCCACTGCGACCGGTCGGACTGGCAGTGCTCGTAGAACCCGCCGTGGAAGCCGTCGCGGGCGTCCCGGCCGTACCGGTCCAGGGCCCGCAGCGCCTGCCAGACCTTCGCCGCCCACACGCGGCTGCGGTCCGTCTCG
It contains:
- a CDS encoding response regulator transcription factor, with the protein product MAGGAAGDTVGGRPIRVLIADDQPLVRRGLALILAPDPDFDVVGEAADGAQAVALAHRLRPDVVIMDIRMPVLDGVAATGQLADELPDCRVLALSTFDMDEYVVAALRAGAYGFLPKDISPEELVAAVRVVHTGEAAVAPRLLTRLISTYVRAPHRLPEPPEAAAAAAAGELTPRELEVWRLMAAGLDNAEIADAMAISVSTVKNHITSVFGKLGVRDRVQAVIAAYETGLAGPAGGGTARG
- a CDS encoding MMPL family transporter codes for the protein MIRALTGFSTRNPWKVIAAWAVIGIFLSILGQALVYRVTETQSGGFLPATYDSAAALKISEERFGVKPDANAVTVLVARKDGKRMTAADHDRVTAVAGALGRRPVEMPPVKEGEPDLFAQDHSQTPKVSPALVAPDRSFELLTVQLTGNSTDPGLHRLFRALRDHVEAEYAESGMRTGFTGGLADLVDTTDAEESTQKIVGGLMVGLIVLINILVFRSALAAIVPLLAVVIIGGAASGTVVGGALLTGIKLDTSTPSMIGVVLIGIGVDYFLFLLFRFREQLRARPDLPVRAVSADVSARVGTAITSAALTIVAAFATLGIATFGQFRVLGPAIAVSVLVMLFASLTLMPALLAVTGRKMFWPSRALRHEPRAGTAARLGDLVARRPVALVLASVALLGALAAGLVGIKMDFGQAASTHKTEAVATAAEISRALPAGVSDPASVYVTAEDGSPLTVERVAALPEALASVKGVGQVGKTVLAPDRSAARIDLYLTAGSQTQQARDLVSGPVRDTVAARTPAGLEAHVGGTAAIFADISTAVDHDLKIVFPVAAVLISLILLVLLRSVLAPAILMIAVGLGFAATLGASTLFFQHFLDKPGVNFVLPLVLFLFVVALGTDYNILISDRIREEMERPGPARAAVARAVRHTAPAIATAGIVLAASFGSLAVTTNPSTQQIGFATALGIMLSAFVLSIVLVPALAAILGRGIWWPVRPGRGRRRHDSGQPAPERTAAARPTLVQPDGHPYGDHRADAHDASRH
- a CDS encoding sensor histidine kinase gives rise to the protein MAKGSGRAAGGDAPPWTRNDALVAVGAAAADLIGFTFSSHRDFGYVPAAGCVLVMVAALPLLARRRAPVVVLTAVLLCGLLLDLSMPVAPRFNATVVVALYTVVRMRSSAVAASASAAAVLTLLAGQSTWPRPSLVDVLAMASTGAIVFAAAKVMNHWHRDIENNRRLQADRAVAAERRRIARELHDIVAHHITTMQLMAGGARANLSGDQEVVREALVTLEGSGRMALREMRQLLDVLRAGDEAEEAPTAPQPGIGDLAEIVDESRRAGLPTALDVRGEERPLPPSLGLTVFRIVQEALTNARKHAGGASASVRLTYGPEHVAVEVSDDGAGSVNGPGGGPYSGSGSGYGLIGMRERVVLHGGTLEAGPGDGGGFRVAARLPLTAEEGALR
- a CDS encoding endo alpha-1,4 polygalactosaminidase, yielding MARQARQVRQERPAATPGARRPIPGAVRWGIAGGLLAAVLGAGLPGAGALLPAAAATETAVGAVTEAGTAAEPAAGTVSSAAARRVTLPPGNAPFDYQIGGAYRPARDVEVLARDRSDKPAAGRYTLCYVNAFQAQPEELSWWQARHPDLLLKDRHGRHIVDGAWNEVLLDTSSAAKRTRLAAIVGKWIDGCAKSRFQAVEPDNLDSFSRSKGYVSRADNTAFAALLAKRAHAAGLAIGQKNTTTMLAVGKRVGFDFAVAEECGRYDECGAYRAVYGGRVFVIEYRHQDFTKACRAWGRTLSIVERNRDVRTPRASGYVRKAC